The following proteins are encoded in a genomic region of Cryptomeria japonica chromosome 11, Sugi_1.0, whole genome shotgun sequence:
- the LOC131069001 gene encoding uncharacterized protein LOC131069001, translating to MQAPTGDSSSWTSYIHLVQHLIEKCLLFNMDQQECSEALCMHANIQPTITVTVWNELEKENKEFFTKYNEKKEEKPRQELKQILHDICARFDKITL from the exons ATGCAGGCACCTACAGGGGACTCCTCATCATGGACTTCAtacattcatttg GTTCAGCACTTAATTGAGAAATGTTTGCTCTTTAACATGGATCAACAGGAATGTTCAGAGGCGCTTTGCATGCACGCCAATATTCAACCCACTATAACTGTTACGG TGTGGAATGAATTGGAAAAGGAGAACAAAGAGTTCTTCACAAAGTATAacgagaaaaaggaagaaaaaccaAGGCAAGAACTGAAGCAGATATTACATGATATATGtgctagatttgataaaatcactCTCTGA